Genomic DNA from Nitrospinaceae bacterium:
GCGAAACAATGAATTCCCAAAACGGCTGCGAGTTTACCAATTTTATTTCGTAGAGGATGAAGTTCAATTTCCACTACTTGCAAATCACCATTCTTCCCTTGCCGTACAGATTTGAAAGATTCAGAAATATCAGATTCAAAAACATCTTCTCGGCGTGGGGCTGCTGTATAACCGTCTGGAATTATCGTGTTAATACTTTTCCCCAAGATTTCATCCTTGGTATAGCCGTACATATCTTCCGCAGC
This window encodes:
- a CDS encoding PAS domain S-box protein, whose product is MLEKESFNELLFRDVLDFVNEVVIVVEKDTGNVLLWNLAAEDMYGYTKDEILGKSINTIIPDGYTAAPRREDVFESDISESFKSVRQGKNGDLQVVEIELHPLRNKIGKLAAVLGIHCFA